One part of the candidate division WOR-3 bacterium genome encodes these proteins:
- a CDS encoding acetate--CoA ligase family protein, with protein sequence MSQGNLDFIFRPKSVAVVGASTHEGTVGHALFRNILMNGYKGVVYPVNMKAKSVLGVKAYPSVRDIEDAIDLAVLIVPALAVPAVLAECGQKQVKGAIVISAGFKELGPSGAALEQAVRDRARSFGIRLIGPNCFGMINTAPETSLNATFGRVMPGHGTIALVSQSGAIGVNALEYAGAEEVGLSKFISIGNKADVNECDLLEYLKDDEETDVIALYLEDLVNPPRFMRIARETTSHPTRPKPILAIKAGRTTEGAKAASSHTGALAGSDAAYDAFFAQARILRVDTINELFAKAAALDYQPVPRGRRVAILTNAGGVGIMATDACVRNGLELARLSERTRTELKKHLPVTASVANPVDVIGDADEKRYRAALELLIADENVDGLIPIWTPTLMAEAVDVATVIAELGQKSDKPILACIQTMGDSADVRKALLRDRIPHYQFPENAARALAAMAEYGVWSRRPQGEVKYFTDVHPDVVREILVRVRSGRSPTGRPRPSGFVAESEGHEILGAYGLPVLPSRLCHTVDQAVKAADEFGYPVVIKVVSPQILHKTDVGGVRVNLTDAAALSREFLTMLENIRQVRPEADVWGILVQKMADRRGTETILGMKRDPSFGPLLMFGLGGILVEVLKDVVFRIAPINDLSAESMVTGIKAARILQGFRGEPPRDVPKIKDCLQRLSQLVTDFPDFDEIDINPLLVYEQGKGAVVLDARFVLR encoded by the coding sequence ATGAGCCAAGGTAATCTGGACTTCATCTTCCGCCCCAAGTCGGTTGCCGTGGTTGGAGCCTCCACTCACGAAGGTACGGTCGGCCACGCCCTGTTCCGTAACATTCTGATGAACGGTTACAAGGGCGTCGTGTATCCGGTCAATATGAAAGCGAAAAGCGTCTTGGGGGTGAAGGCCTATCCTTCTGTCCGGGACATCGAAGACGCAATTGACCTCGCCGTGCTCATCGTGCCGGCGCTGGCTGTGCCTGCTGTGTTGGCCGAGTGCGGCCAGAAGCAGGTGAAGGGTGCCATCGTCATCTCGGCCGGTTTCAAGGAGCTGGGGCCAAGCGGTGCCGCCCTTGAACAGGCAGTTCGGGACCGGGCGCGTTCTTTTGGCATCCGGCTTATAGGACCTAACTGCTTTGGCATGATCAACACCGCACCTGAAACGAGTCTGAACGCTACGTTTGGCCGGGTGATGCCTGGCCACGGCACCATCGCACTAGTCTCGCAGTCCGGAGCGATTGGCGTCAACGCCCTGGAGTATGCTGGGGCCGAGGAGGTTGGTCTTTCCAAGTTCATTTCCATCGGCAATAAGGCGGATGTGAATGAGTGCGACCTTCTGGAGTACCTCAAAGATGATGAGGAGACAGATGTCATCGCCCTGTACTTGGAAGACCTAGTGAATCCACCCAGGTTCATGCGTATCGCCCGTGAGACTACTTCGCATCCAACTCGGCCCAAGCCGATTCTTGCCATCAAGGCCGGCCGTACTACCGAAGGCGCCAAGGCAGCATCTTCCCATACTGGTGCGCTGGCTGGTTCGGATGCCGCCTATGACGCTTTCTTTGCTCAGGCCCGGATATTGCGGGTTGACACGATCAACGAGCTTTTTGCCAAGGCTGCGGCTCTTGACTACCAACCGGTGCCCAGAGGCCGCCGGGTGGCAATACTGACCAATGCCGGCGGCGTTGGTATCATGGCGACCGATGCGTGCGTACGCAACGGTCTGGAGCTGGCCCGGCTAAGCGAGCGGACACGGACCGAGTTGAAAAAACACCTGCCGGTAACCGCTTCAGTCGCTAATCCGGTTGACGTCATCGGCGACGCGGATGAGAAGCGGTACCGGGCCGCGCTCGAGTTACTGATTGCTGATGAAAATGTGGACGGACTCATACCAATTTGGACTCCGACTCTGATGGCCGAGGCTGTGGACGTGGCCACGGTCATCGCCGAGCTCGGGCAGAAGTCAGATAAGCCGATTCTAGCCTGCATCCAGACGATGGGTGACTCGGCTGACGTGCGCAAAGCGCTGCTGCGCGACCGGATACCCCACTACCAGTTTCCTGAGAATGCGGCCCGGGCCTTGGCCGCGATGGCCGAATATGGTGTGTGGAGTCGCAGGCCTCAGGGCGAGGTGAAATATTTCACCGACGTGCACCCGGATGTCGTCAGAGAGATTCTTGTCCGGGTCCGGTCCGGTCGGTCTCCGACTGGCCGGCCCCGACCATCGGGCTTTGTCGCTGAGTCCGAGGGCCATGAGATTCTTGGTGCGTACGGGTTGCCAGTTCTGCCCTCGCGGCTGTGTCACACCGTGGACCAGGCGGTCAAGGCTGCGGACGAGTTCGGGTACCCGGTGGTCATCAAGGTCGTCTCACCCCAGATTCTCCACAAGACCGATGTCGGCGGGGTGCGGGTGAACCTGACCGACGCCGCTGCCCTGTCACGTGAGTTCCTGACGATGTTGGAAAACATCAGGCAAGTAAGGCCTGAGGCCGACGTGTGGGGCATCCTGGTTCAGAAGATGGCAGACAGGCGAGGCACCGAAACCATCCTCGGTATGAAGCGTGACCCCTCATTTGGGCCGCTTCTCATGTTCGGGCTTGGTGGTATCCTCGTTGAAGTCTTGAAAGACGTTGTGTTCCGTATCGCACCAATCAACGACCTGTCGGCCGAGTCAATGGTGACCGGCATC
- a CDS encoding GNAT family N-acetyltransferase has translation MTTDWRQKYKDKLKSPDQALEILNPGDRMFIGSACGTPQRLVQALADRPIEDVEIVHLLTLGVAPYAQETLATRYRANAFFISANVRSAVWEGRADYTPIFLSEIPTLFRSGRLPLDVALIHVTPPDEHGFCSFGVSVDITKPAAEAARHVIAEVNPRMPRTLGDSFIHVSKISALVENDAPLYEFVTPGESEVARRIAKNAADLIEDGSCIQVGYGGIPNALLSYLKDKKDLGVHTEVFSDSTIDLIEAGVINCRRKTLHPGKVIASFAMGSQRLFRYIDNNPMFEFHPVDYTNDPFVIAQNDKMVSINSALEVDLTGQVCADSVGFRFYSGIGGQVDFVRGAARSRGGKAIIVLRSTRDNDRFSRIVPTLTEGAGVVTSRGDVHYVVTEWGTAYLHGKTVRERALALISIAHPKFRSELFKLAKEKHYIYADQPELPLVQARYPEEFEARATLKDGTAIFIRPIKPTDEPQMRDLFYSFSKDTVFYRFFSYLKAMPHEKLSKFVNVDYESEMAIVAALKHAGEEKLIGSARYYIDKATGLAEYAIEVQDDFQNRGVGTALFNHLIKVAKMKGVRGFVGYVLDTNTRAYRLLTKTGLPIETQWEDGVYTLTMRFKDEPR, from the coding sequence CTAGGGGTTGCGCCATATGCTCAGGAGACACTGGCGACCCGGTACCGGGCCAACGCCTTTTTCATTTCGGCTAATGTCCGGTCAGCGGTGTGGGAGGGCCGGGCCGACTACACACCCATTTTCCTCTCCGAGATACCGACACTCTTTCGCAGCGGCAGGCTGCCGCTCGACGTGGCTCTGATTCACGTTACGCCGCCGGACGAGCACGGGTTCTGTTCCTTCGGGGTGTCAGTGGACATCACCAAGCCGGCGGCCGAGGCAGCCCGTCATGTCATCGCCGAGGTGAATCCGAGGATGCCCCGCACGCTGGGCGATAGCTTCATCCACGTCTCAAAGATCAGTGCTTTGGTGGAAAATGACGCGCCGCTTTATGAGTTTGTGACTCCGGGCGAAAGCGAGGTGGCGCGCCGTATCGCCAAGAATGCCGCAGACCTGATTGAGGATGGTTCCTGTATCCAGGTCGGATACGGCGGCATCCCCAACGCACTGCTTTCCTATCTCAAAGACAAGAAAGACTTGGGTGTGCACACCGAGGTATTCTCGGACTCGACCATTGACCTGATTGAGGCAGGTGTCATCAACTGCCGGAGGAAAACGCTGCATCCGGGCAAAGTGATTGCGTCGTTTGCGATGGGGTCACAGCGCCTGTTCCGCTACATTGATAATAATCCGATGTTCGAGTTTCACCCCGTGGACTATACCAACGACCCGTTTGTCATCGCCCAGAACGACAAGATGGTTTCGATTAACTCCGCACTCGAGGTGGACCTGACCGGGCAGGTATGTGCCGACTCGGTCGGGTTCCGATTCTATTCCGGTATCGGCGGACAGGTGGACTTCGTACGCGGTGCAGCCCGGTCCCGGGGCGGCAAGGCAATTATTGTCCTGCGTTCCACCAGGGATAACGACCGTTTCTCCCGAATCGTGCCTACCCTTACCGAAGGTGCGGGTGTTGTGACCTCCCGCGGGGACGTGCACTACGTGGTTACCGAATGGGGTACGGCCTACCTGCACGGCAAGACCGTTCGTGAACGGGCGCTTGCGCTCATTTCTATCGCCCATCCGAAGTTCCGTTCCGAATTGTTCAAACTGGCAAAGGAGAAGCACTACATCTACGCCGACCAGCCTGAGCTGCCACTGGTCCAGGCGCGCTATCCCGAAGAATTCGAGGCCCGCGCCACGCTCAAGGACGGAACTGCGATATTCATTCGGCCGATAAAGCCGACCGACGAACCGCAGATGCGCGACTTGTTCTACTCTTTTTCAAAGGATACCGTATTCTATCGTTTCTTTTCGTACTTGAAGGCGATGCCGCATGAGAAACTCAGTAAGTTCGTCAACGTGGACTATGAATCCGAGATGGCAATCGTGGCTGCACTGAAACATGCAGGCGAGGAAAAGCTCATCGGCTCGGCCCGTTACTATATTGACAAGGCCACTGGTCTGGCCGAGTACGCGATCGAGGTGCAGGATGACTTTCAGAACCGCGGAGTTGGAACCGCGCTGTTCAACCATCTGATAAAGGTGGCGAAGATGAAAGGCGTTAGAGGATTTGTTGGCTACGTCCTGGACACCAATACCCGGGCCTATCGCCTGTTGACGAAGACTGGTCTTCCAATCGAGACCCAGTGGGAAGACGGAGTTTACACCCTGACAATGAGGTTCAAGGATGAGCCAAGGTAA